In Nitrospinota bacterium, a single genomic region encodes these proteins:
- the cimA gene encoding citramalate synthase — MKAARQILIYDSTLRDGSQAEDVSFSLEDKLGIAKKLDDLGFHYIEGGFPGSNPKDEAFFREVKKLKLKNIKVAAFGSTHSPKFTPAKDPNLKLLVECGAPVVTIVGKSWDLHVTDVLKVSRDVNLELIAGSIRYLKSRVKEVMFDAEHFFDGYRSNPDYAVKTLKAALDAGADWVILCDTNGGFLPHDVGDIVADVISKVDGKVGIHCHNDTDTAVANTIAAVRAGALQVHGTMNGIGERCGNVNLCSVVPALQLKAGYDCISPSNMKKMREASLYVYEMANMRHRIHQPYVGDSAFAHKGGLHVDAVLKNSKTYEHIAPEMVGNSRRILISDLAGKGSILAKAREYGIDIESGDPVAKSIVANIKELENQGFLFEGADGSLEILMKKAKGEWEKKFDVLRARTIVSISSDQMTPFSEAVIMVRTPDGEVHHAVAEGNGPVNAMDRAIRKALTDYYPELRNIRLLDFKVRILDETSGSKAKTRVLIESGDDSGGKWGTVGVSENIIEASWQALLDSIDYLLHKKGSKGARKGGRKKR; from the coding sequence GTGAAAGCGGCAAGGCAGATACTGATCTATGATTCCACACTGCGGGACGGGAGTCAGGCGGAAGACGTCTCCTTCTCGCTGGAGGATAAACTCGGTATAGCCAAGAAACTTGATGACCTCGGTTTCCATTATATTGAAGGGGGATTCCCCGGCTCAAACCCGAAGGACGAGGCGTTCTTCAGGGAAGTAAAAAAGCTGAAGCTTAAAAACATCAAGGTCGCCGCTTTTGGAAGCACTCACAGTCCGAAGTTCACCCCTGCAAAGGACCCTAACCTGAAACTCCTCGTAGAATGCGGCGCACCCGTTGTAACGATCGTCGGAAAAAGCTGGGACCTCCATGTAACCGACGTGCTTAAGGTCAGCAGAGACGTCAATCTTGAGCTGATAGCAGGTTCCATTCGCTATCTCAAATCGCGCGTAAAAGAGGTGATGTTCGACGCGGAGCATTTTTTCGACGGGTACAGGAGCAATCCAGATTATGCCGTAAAAACGCTGAAGGCGGCGCTGGACGCCGGCGCCGACTGGGTGATCCTCTGCGACACGAACGGCGGTTTCCTCCCTCACGATGTGGGGGATATTGTCGCCGATGTCATAAGCAAGGTCGACGGCAAGGTGGGGATACACTGCCATAACGATACCGATACCGCGGTGGCGAATACGATAGCCGCCGTCAGGGCAGGCGCGTTGCAGGTGCATGGAACGATGAACGGAATAGGGGAGAGGTGCGGAAATGTCAATCTCTGTTCCGTGGTTCCGGCGCTTCAGCTGAAAGCGGGGTATGACTGCATCTCACCCTCAAACATGAAAAAAATGAGGGAAGCCTCTCTCTATGTGTACGAGATGGCGAACATGAGGCACCGCATCCATCAGCCGTATGTAGGGGATTCAGCGTTTGCCCACAAGGGGGGACTGCATGTCGACGCGGTTCTGAAAAATTCGAAAACATATGAGCATATTGCGCCGGAAATGGTCGGCAACAGCAGACGCATTCTCATATCGGACCTTGCCGGGAAGGGGAGCATTCTTGCGAAGGCGCGCGAGTATGGTATAGATATCGAGTCGGGCGACCCGGTAGCGAAAAGCATTGTCGCGAACATCAAGGAACTTGAAAATCAGGGTTTCCTTTTTGAAGGGGCGGACGGATCGCTGGAGATATTAATGAAAAAGGCCAAGGGTGAATGGGAAAAGAAATTCGACGTTCTACGGGCAAGAACGATAGTTTCCATCTCGTCCGACCAGATGACACCTTTCAGCGAGGCGGTGATAATGGTAAGGACCCCTGACGGAGAGGTGCATCACGCGGTCGCGGAAGGGAACGGGCCGGTAAACGCGATGGACAGGGCCATCAGAAAGGCTCTTACAGACTATTATCCCGAACTTCGCAACATCCGTCTCCTTGATTTCAAGGTGCGCATACTCGATGAAACATCCGGTTCAAAGGCGAAGACGCGGGTTCTCATAGAATCCGGCGATGATTCCGGCGGCAAGTGGGGGACAGTAGGTGTTTCGGAAAATATCATCGAAGCAAGCTGGCAAGCGCTATTGGATTCCATTGACTATCTTCTCCATAAGAAAGGGAGCAAGGGAGCAAGGAAAGGAGGCAGGAAGAAAAGATGA
- a CDS encoding aspartate kinase, with protein MAFIVQKYGGTSVADVERLKKVADKVASRKAEGNRMVVVLSAMAGETNSLVELAKQASDNPDEREMDMLLSSGERITIPLLAMILKSRGIDAISLTGRQSGIFTDGAHTKARIRNIDTKNIFKWLERDHVVVVAGFQGYSEEVDSVTTLGRGGSDTTAVALAVALKADQCEIYTDVDGVFTTDPRIVPEARRIDRISYEEMLEMASLGAKVLQTRSVEFAAKYNMPILVKSSFTNGPGTWVTAEEPSMEEVLVSGVVYNKDQAKITIADVPDKPGCAAKIFDSLAHHNINVDMIIQNVGEKGLTSISLTVPSDESKKALSGLKGAASEIKAREVLLEENVGKVSIVGVGMRSHTGVAARMFRLLADGGINIQMISTSEIKVSCVIRKDEIDKAVKLLHDGFEMEKEKTVK; from the coding sequence ATGGCATTTATAGTTCAGAAGTACGGAGGAACGTCGGTAGCTGATGTCGAGCGGCTGAAAAAAGTCGCAGACAAGGTTGCCTCAAGAAAGGCGGAAGGGAACCGCATGGTGGTCGTTCTTTCCGCGATGGCGGGGGAAACCAACTCTCTTGTCGAACTGGCAAAGCAGGCGAGCGACAATCCGGATGAAAGGGAGATGGATATGCTCCTCTCTTCCGGTGAAAGGATAACCATCCCGCTACTGGCGATGATCCTGAAATCGCGCGGGATAGACGCAATTTCGCTTACGGGGAGGCAGTCCGGCATATTCACAGATGGAGCGCATACCAAGGCGAGGATAAGGAACATTGATACAAAGAACATATTCAAATGGCTTGAGCGGGACCATGTGGTTGTTGTAGCCGGTTTTCAGGGGTACAGCGAGGAGGTTGATTCGGTCACGACGCTCGGCAGAGGGGGATCGGACACAACCGCGGTTGCGCTTGCCGTGGCGCTGAAAGCGGATCAGTGCGAGATATACACCGATGTGGATGGAGTATTCACGACCGATCCGCGAATCGTTCCCGAAGCGAGACGGATCGACAGGATCTCGTACGAAGAGATGCTGGAGATGGCGAGTCTCGGCGCGAAGGTATTGCAGACCAGGTCGGTTGAGTTTGCCGCGAAATATAACATGCCGATTCTGGTAAAATCATCTTTTACAAACGGACCCGGTACATGGGTAACAGCGGAGGAGCCTTCTATGGAAGAGGTTTTGGTTTCAGGGGTTGTGTACAACAAGGATCAGGCGAAGATCACCATTGCAGACGTACCCGACAAACCGGGTTGCGCCGCGAAGATCTTCGACTCGCTGGCGCATCACAACATAAACGTTGATATGATAATTCAGAACGTAGGGGAGAAGGGGCTTACAAGTATTTCTCTTACGGTTCCCAGCGACGAGTCGAAGAAGGCTCTTTCTGGACTGAAAGGGGCGGCAAGTGAAATCAAGGCCCGCGAGGTTCTGCTGGAAGAGAATGTCGGTAAGGTTTCCATCGTCGGCGTCGGCATGAGGAGCCATACCGGTGTTGCGGCAAGGATGTTCCGCCTTCTGGCTGATGGCGGGATAAACATCCAGATGATATCGACGTCCGAAATAAAAGTTTCGTGCGTAATAAGGAAAGACGAAATAGACAAGGCGGTAAAACTGCTTCATGACGGTTTTGAAATGGAGAAAGAAAAAACGGTAAAGTGA